In Pedobacter sp. SL55, the following proteins share a genomic window:
- a CDS encoding GNAT family N-acetyltransferase: MTEHNLSPTLQNQQVILRPLQQSDEDLLWPIAQEKELWVYGLKDLSIRENLNQYIQSAIKDRNDGNCAVWVIIDPVSGKVAGCTRLAEISWKDERGQIGWTWIGKAYQGSGLNKAMKYEILKYGFEILGLNRIELKADERNVQSRKAILKLGATEEGTLRQHMKIADGFIRNTVFYSILKSEWPEIKLKLAANL, from the coding sequence ATGACTGAACACAACCTGTCGCCGACTCTACAAAACCAACAAGTAATCCTTCGCCCTTTACAGCAAAGCGATGAAGATTTACTTTGGCCAATTGCGCAAGAAAAGGAACTTTGGGTTTATGGCTTGAAAGATTTAAGCATTAGAGAAAACCTAAATCAATACATCCAATCGGCTATAAAAGATAGAAATGATGGTAATTGTGCGGTTTGGGTAATTATAGATCCCGTTTCTGGAAAAGTAGCTGGATGTACTCGTTTAGCAGAAATCAGTTGGAAGGATGAACGCGGTCAAATTGGATGGACTTGGATTGGCAAAGCATATCAAGGATCTGGTTTAAACAAAGCCATGAAATACGAAATCTTAAAGTATGGTTTTGAAATTTTGGGTTTAAATAGAATTGAGCTCAAAGCTGATGAACGAAATGTACAATCACGCAAAGCGATATTAAAATTGGGTGCAACCGAAGAAGGTACGTTAAGACAGCACATGAAAATAGCAGATGGTTTTATTCGCAATACGGTATTTTATAGCATCCTGAAAAGCGAATGGCCAGAAATAAAACTTAAATTAGCGGCAAATTTATAG
- a CDS encoding endonuclease/exonuclease/phosphatase family protein, producing the protein MKISVVTLLFLTLLNANLFAQKADTLTIVCYNIHHGNPPAKPDVIDLDAIANVIALQKPDLVALQEVDVNINRSGKVDQAAYLAKKLNMYHYFAKAIDHDGGDYGVAVLSKFPILETNTLKFSRIEGRKAEDRVLATVTVKINSGKTIKFSSTHLDHVRNEKLRLIQVAEIIKQAEKETFPFIVAGDFNAKPGSATIKLLDETFSRTCYDCGFTIPVVKPKETIDFITYKKNEKMEVIKHEVIQEHQASDHLPIAAKILVR; encoded by the coding sequence ATGAAAATTTCTGTAGTTACGCTCCTATTCTTAACCTTACTGAACGCCAACTTATTTGCCCAAAAAGCAGATACTTTAACCATTGTATGCTACAATATCCATCACGGTAATCCACCGGCAAAACCCGATGTAATAGACTTAGATGCCATTGCCAATGTAATTGCCCTGCAAAAGCCAGATTTGGTAGCCTTGCAAGAGGTTGATGTAAATATCAATAGGTCTGGCAAAGTAGACCAAGCTGCTTACTTAGCTAAAAAGCTAAATATGTACCATTATTTTGCCAAAGCAATAGATCATGATGGCGGCGATTATGGCGTTGCCGTGTTATCAAAATTCCCCATTTTAGAAACAAATACACTAAAATTTTCGAGAATAGAAGGCCGCAAGGCGGAAGACAGGGTTTTAGCTACGGTAACTGTAAAAATAAACAGCGGTAAAACCATTAAATTCTCCTCAACTCACTTAGACCACGTTAGAAACGAAAAGCTAAGGTTAATTCAAGTTGCGGAAATTATTAAGCAAGCGGAAAAAGAAACATTTCCTTTTATAGTTGCCGGCGATTTTAATGCCAAGCCAGGCTCTGCAACCATTAAACTGTTAGACGAAACTTTCAGCAGAACTTGCTATGATTGCGGTTTTACCATCCCAGTAGTAAAGCCAAAAGAAACCATCGATTTTATTACCTATAAAAAGAACGAAAAAATGGAGGTAATTAAGCATGAGGTAATCCAAGAGCACCAAGCTTCAGATCATTTACCAATTGCTGCGAAAATTTTGGTTAGATAA
- the argH gene encoding argininosuccinate lyase, with protein MKIWQKNIDVNQFVENFTVGKDRELDLQMAKFDVLGSLAHTQMLESINLLTAEELKEVQAALKDIYKEIEEGNFVIEDSVEDVHSQVEWLLTQRIGEAGKKIHSGRSRNDQVLVDLKLYFRSCIEEMVGNTEALFNQLIKLSEEHKSKLLPGYTHLQIAMPSSFGLWFGAYAESLADDMELMLAAWKITNKNPLGSAAGYGSSFPLNRTLTTQLLGFESLNYNVVYAQMGRGKTERILAQAMSSVAATLAKMAMDVCLFINQNFGFISFPSELTTGSSIMPHKKNPDVFELIRSRCNKIQALPNEIAMMTTNLPSGYHRDLQLLKENLFPAFISLNECLEITTFMLQHISIKDDILKDKKYDYLFSVEVVNELALNGMPFRDAYKVVGEQIETGTFKPMYEVKHTHEGTIGNLMNAEITAAMQQTLSQFSFEKVNKAIDDLVR; from the coding sequence ATGAAGATTTGGCAGAAAAATATTGATGTAAACCAATTTGTAGAAAACTTCACGGTAGGTAAAGACCGTGAGCTAGATTTGCAAATGGCAAAGTTTGATGTGTTGGGCTCTTTAGCACACACGCAAATGCTAGAATCCATCAACTTATTAACCGCCGAAGAGCTTAAAGAAGTTCAAGCTGCGCTAAAAGATATCTACAAAGAAATTGAAGAAGGCAACTTTGTGATTGAAGATAGTGTAGAAGATGTACACTCGCAGGTAGAATGGTTGCTAACGCAACGCATTGGCGAAGCTGGCAAGAAAATCCATAGCGGTCGTTCACGTAATGATCAAGTGCTGGTAGATTTAAAACTATATTTCCGCAGTTGTATTGAAGAAATGGTGGGCAACACCGAAGCTTTGTTCAATCAGCTCATCAAACTAAGCGAAGAACATAAAAGCAAGTTGTTGCCAGGCTATACGCACTTACAAATTGCCATGCCATCGTCTTTTGGTTTGTGGTTCGGCGCCTATGCCGAAAGCCTGGCCGATGATATGGAGCTGATGCTTGCCGCTTGGAAAATTACCAATAAAAATCCACTGGGTTCTGCTGCGGGTTATGGCTCGTCATTTCCGCTAAACAGAACATTAACCACACAGCTTTTAGGTTTCGAAAGCTTAAATTATAACGTGGTTTATGCACAAATGGGTCGCGGTAAAACCGAAAGAATTTTGGCGCAGGCCATGTCATCGGTTGCCGCAACTTTAGCCAAAATGGCCATGGATGTTTGCTTGTTCATCAACCAAAACTTCGGGTTCATCAGTTTCCCATCAGAATTAACTACCGGCAGTAGCATTATGCCACACAAAAAAAATCCGGATGTTTTTGAGCTGATCCGTTCTCGTTGTAATAAAATTCAGGCTTTGCCTAATGAAATAGCCATGATGACCACTAATTTGCCATCAGGCTACCATAGAGATTTGCAACTACTTAAAGAAAATCTCTTTCCGGCATTTATTTCATTGAACGAATGTTTGGAAATTACCACTTTCATGTTGCAGCACATCAGCATTAAAGACGATATCTTGAAAGACAAAAAATACGATTACCTATTTAGTGTAGAAGTAGTAAATGAGTTGGCTTTAAACGGAATGCCTTTTAGAGATGCTTACAAAGTAGTTGGCGAGCAAATTGAAACGGGAACTTTTAAGCCCATGTACGAAGTGAAACATACACACGAAGGCACTATTGGTAATTTAATGAATGCTGAAATTACTGCCGCAATGCAACAAACTTTAAGTCAGTTTAGCTTTGAAAAAGTGAATAAGGCAATTGATGATTTAGTTCGCTAA
- a CDS encoding M20 family metallo-hydrolase, whose protein sequence is MIDKLIKEITELLRDLIRIQSFSKEEDRTANLIAQFLGEHGIKTNRKLNNVWAYNKHFDAAKPTILLNSHHDTVKPNSGYTRDPYDAAIEDGKLYGLGSNDAGGCLVSLIATFLYFYEHENLKYNFCLAATAEEEISGNNGLELVIPDLGELEFAIVGEPTEMHLAIAEKGLLVIDCTAHGKAGHAAREEGENAIYKALPDIEWFRTYQFPKVSEVFGPVKMTVTIINAGSQHNVVPANCTFTVDVRVTDAYTNEEVVEIIKQHVSCEVKPRSVRLKPSSIDKNHPIVVSGIALGKTTYGSPTTSDQALLSIPSLKCGPGFSGRSHMADEFLYVREVAEGVEGYIAMLKPVVGL, encoded by the coding sequence ATGATTGATAAACTAATTAAAGAAATTACTGAATTGTTGCGTGATTTGATCCGCATACAGTCTTTTAGTAAGGAAGAAGATAGAACGGCGAACTTGATTGCGCAGTTTTTGGGTGAACACGGTATCAAAACTAACCGTAAACTGAATAACGTTTGGGCTTATAACAAGCATTTTGATGCGGCTAAGCCGACCATTTTATTGAATTCACATCACGATACGGTGAAACCAAATTCGGGCTACACACGTGATCCCTATGATGCTGCTATTGAAGATGGTAAATTGTATGGTTTGGGTAGTAATGATGCAGGCGGCTGTCTGGTATCGTTAATTGCTACTTTCCTATATTTTTACGAGCACGAAAATTTAAAATATAACTTCTGTTTGGCGGCAACTGCCGAAGAAGAAATCTCTGGTAATAATGGTTTAGAACTGGTAATCCCAGATTTGGGCGAACTGGAATTTGCCATTGTTGGCGAACCAACTGAAATGCATTTGGCCATTGCCGAAAAAGGCTTATTGGTAATTGACTGCACCGCTCACGGAAAGGCTGGCCATGCCGCCCGTGAAGAAGGCGAAAACGCGATTTACAAAGCGTTACCAGATATCGAATGGTTCCGCACTTATCAGTTCCCAAAGGTTTCCGAGGTTTTTGGTCCGGTAAAAATGACGGTAACGATTATCAATGCCGGTTCGCAACATAACGTGGTGCCCGCAAATTGTACTTTCACGGTTGATGTTCGCGTAACCGATGCCTATACCAACGAGGAAGTGGTAGAAATCATCAAACAACATGTGAGCTGCGAAGTAAAACCTCGTTCGGTAAGGTTAAAACCATCGTCAATTGATAAAAATCACCCAATTGTGGTTTCTGGCATTGCTTTAGGAAAAACCACTTACGGCTCACCAACTACTTCTGATCAAGCCTTATTATCAATTCCATCGTTAAAATGCGGCCCTGGTTTTTCTGGTCGCTCGCACATGGCCGATGAGTTTTTATATGTTAGGGAAGTTGCCGAAGGCGTAGAAGGTTATATTGCAATGTTAAAACCAGTGGTGGGATTGTAG
- a CDS encoding four helix bundle protein, giving the protein MNSETLKQRTKAYSISIAKLILRLSYNVINKNYSNQLVRCSSSVGANYRAACRAKSTADFINKLKIVEEELDETMFFLELLEEFNPNEKEFIRSNWEEGNELLSIIVASIVTIRRNEQNRKS; this is encoded by the coding sequence ATGAACAGCGAAACGTTAAAACAGCGTACAAAAGCATATTCTATTTCAATTGCTAAGCTAATTTTGCGTTTGTCGTATAACGTGATAAATAAAAACTACTCAAATCAGTTAGTAAGATGTTCTAGTTCAGTTGGAGCAAACTATAGGGCTGCATGTAGAGCAAAATCAACTGCAGATTTCATAAATAAATTAAAGATAGTTGAAGAAGAGTTAGATGAAACGATGTTCTTTCTAGAATTGTTGGAAGAATTCAATCCTAATGAGAAAGAATTTATTCGAAGTAATTGGGAAGAGGGAAATGAATTGTTATCGATAATAGTGGCATCAATAGTTACTATTCGCAGAAACGAACAAAATCGTAAATCGTAA